The stretch of DNA cacttatctttttttttctttccgccTCTCTCAAAATCAGGCCCAGACGAACAGTTCCATCAGTTTGGAGGGAGCAGATAGTGACGACGACCAGGTGAACACACACCTCTGAGAGAACTCCACTGATTTAGCTTTTTCGCTCCTAAAACTCTGTTGCATCCAATTCAGTGCCACAGAACtatttcctgggaaattggtTGACCTGCACTACATAGTGGTACTGAGAGTGAGATGCCAGCTGATGTGAAGACTGGTCAAATGAATCTGCTGTGTCTAATCTGCGGGCTCCCTTATTAATCTCTGAATCCAACCAACTTTGACATCTGGCTAACACATCGGCAAAGCAAATGCCCCGCAGACACAgaggaataatttaaaaaaatattttcttgccTACGCATTAGCGATACAGACAGGAAATATGGGGAGCGAGACAGGGTAGCCTATGAAGAACCCCCTGACCAAACCATGGACAAAGTTATACTCTTGGGGCCTCCATTTTGGGTTCATGTTTTGaacaatgtttacattttgtactTATCTAAGTCCGATATTCTGTCTACTTTTTGCTCCGTTTTTGGTCTCAACCGATTCccgagggaaatatctggctctgtTAGTTTTTCACAAACTAGTTGCTAACCGTGGCTGCCCTGCCACAAACCTCCAGAGTTTGGTGCTTATTATCTGTGGGCCCAGTTCACTATGACGGTCATATTTTGATTAATTATTCATAGAATCTTTGATTATTGCAGCTATAAAGTTTCATCTCCATGTAGGCTAATCGACCTCAGCCTCCCTCTGTCAGGGCCAGAGATCTGCTTGATCCAGTTATGCGGAATTTTCTGTCAATAAACATTTTACTCAGACATGGTTCATTAAAAATCCAGGAAGAAGTCAGGTACAAAAGAAGCCCATAACAGGAAATCCAGCTTTTCTACAATGTGCTACAACTGACAAATTTAcgggaaacaaacacaacttcTTTAGTCCAATATGagcaaaaaaacccttttgtATCATTGTGAGTGGATACCCATCCGCAGCCATTCTAGTGATCTCTTGGTATGATATGATATTCATTAAAGGGACAGTcagtgattctggagaaagcttgtttctctctttgttgttgttatgattttttttgccatggcCGGGACGCGAACCCCGGCCCTCGGTAAGTGAGACCAACGCGCAAAAAAACACTAGACCAAAACGGCTCTTAATGTAATCACTGAAACACCACTTCAGTCATTATGcaaatgtgtctcttttttgTCCCCCAGAACTTTTCTGGTCATCCCCTTTAGGAATGTTTAAGGAAAATGTCGAGCGATCCCATATGAGAATACATCGGGAAAATGCCCAGAAGGCCTAGGGGtcacccctcgcctgaatgttccgcaAAAAacgttgctgctgttgtgcacATGGCTGACTCGGACAATCGCCTGCTGTGTTCGAAAtatgtgaaatggaaaaaatatgctggcccaattttccggacattttccggaagaGAGCTTGTGAGAGTTAGTGGTTCTGCCCATGCgatgaaaatgtgtcatatGCTCCCAAATGACAATGATGTCTGTTTAAGCAATCCAGTGGAGGGAGGACTTTATGGACAGACAGCGTTGTGCCTATTCGTGATAAGACCAATTTCCCTAAAAACCTCAACTATCTATTTAGCTTCACTGGCTTCAATGTTGGCTAAAAGCACAGTCAGCAGAGTATGACAATGAGCATTTAATAATAGTGCAAGGGTTTCAGCCAGTCAAGAACCACAAATGGTTATTTGCCAGcgacaaaaactgaaaatatccCATTTAAAGTGCATTCCAGACACAAGAATGTAGTCAAGGAGGACTGCAGTGACTCTCGGGGGAATTTCCTTTCAGTGAGAACTCGTTGCAGACTTTATGGAGACATTTATTCTTAGATTTTActccaaaaaataaagatgatttcATTGTCCAGATGACCCTGAAACCAGCCAGGCAATGTGGGTGcatcacaaaagcaaaaaaggtgaccagaaaaataactaaattaattcatatctgcaactgtttgctaacacATCAGCCATGTCAATTTCATAAGGAAATATTGTCAATATCATGAGTTAATGGCTTGTTTTTACTGGCACCAAGTGGCCAAAAACTGCACGCAGGAGATATAATAGAGCTTTTAATTGAGGCCATATCAATTTGAGAGACTAAAGAAGAAGTATCTAAAAGGAACAGTCCTTGAAACAACTGTAGTTTAATTCATTTGTTCCCATGGGACTGAAAAATTGAACGCGGACACATTACTATAATAAGTGGAAATCAAAGTTTTTTGACGATTTAACATTCTTCTCTGATTCAGTCAGTtaatttcacaaacaaatgaatactGTTATATATCTTTAGCACTGTAAACAACTGTCATGCGTTAAGAGTGTGATGCTTGAAGAGGGACCTcagggtgggtgtgtgtgtgtgtgtgtgtgtgtgtgtgtgtgtgtgtgtgtgtgtgtgtgtgtgtgtgtgtgtgtgtgtgtgtgtgtgtgtgtgtgtgtgtgtgtgtgtgtgtgtgtgtgtgtgtgtgtgtgttcagagtgCATTCCACTGGTTTCTATGGTAATCAGGATGCCTTTTTGTCTACATTCACAATCTGCCTTGGtttcacacacccacaacaaCTGCATTCATATTCCTCAGAATGCTGCATGATTTCAGTCAGATATGACTCAGGCAATTGACTGTGACTCTTAAATGGTAATTTGCCACAAATCAAATctaattccattttcatttttttccaagtgaCCTCCATTTGGTATCTAGCcttggttttggttttatttgccAAGTTGTAGAGATGTTAATCTTCTGCCACAAATTCAATACGATGGAGCTGATTAGATCAGATCACCAAAAATGACAAGGTCTGCTCTGTGGCTTCAGTTTGATCTAGGtctaaaaaagtaaaaatgtaaatttgtgaGAATAGAGAGGGGAATACTTCCCCAGCAATGACGGAGTCGGTGTTATTCCTGCAGATAAGGGCCGCTAATATTTATACAGCTGGACTGCTCGTCTCCCACTCTCCGGCTGCTGGTCCCGTTTCATTTCCTCTGGGTTCTTTATCTGCTGCCTTCATCATTTAAGCGAACATCCCCCTTTTAACGCACTCTCAACCCACTCTTGCCATTCCAGCCTTAATGTTAAAAGGCCGTGGAGTTTCTCAAAGCCGGGAACAACACCAAAGAGCAATGACACAAATCTGCCATGTGACCATCTGTGCCTGGTGCAGCTCAATTGGGGAAACGATGATAGAGACAGACTCTGAGGATCCAGTGGCATGTGGATGTCATTTCCCCTTGACACGGGTTGACAACTCCAAGTTTTTGTCACTGGAGCTCCTCCAGAGGTGTCTCCAGATGACGACACATGCCTGAGAGTTGGTCGTTCGGAGTCAGTTATTCACGAATGCCTACGGAGTGTTTAGTCCGTCTACAAGTTATTTGTGGAACGTTTGAGTGAAACCGTCTGTCTGTGTTGGTCTCTCCCTCTTCCCAGCTGTCCTGTGCAGCCTCCAGTAGAGCAATgagccccctggtggttccagTGGACTTCAGTCAGCCGGCCAGTCCCTTCGCCTGTCTGGACAACTCTGCAGCCAAACACAAGCTGGGCCTGAGACACAAAGCCTGCAACAAGAGGAAACCTGCCAATGTAAGAATAGAATTAaaagaatcctttttttttttaatggtttgacTTTAATAGTTTTGACCATTGTTTCAACATGTGCAACATGTCACAGTAAAAAGCTGAGATCCGGGGAATGTGTTGACATCACCGCACCATATCTGCTGGGgcaggaaataataataactgtcgTGCAAGTTTGAACAAACCGAACTCGTCCAACCTGTTTGACGTCAGACACAGTGTTTCTTGCAATTTAAATCTTGAGCACCAAGTTTTTATTCCCCACTGGAAACTAAACACATAAAACGCAGGCTCTGTTAAAAAGTAGAAGTAGTATTTAACCTGCTTCAGATTCTCCTTTCCCACACTTGTAATTTGCTCTGTTGATGCTACTGTTTACTGCCAGCTCATTTGATTTAAATCCAGACTTTTATCATTTATAAATCCAGTGAATTTCTCCAGTCTGGGGTATGGAGGTGGAGTTAAGTATGGAGGTCAAGTGGAGTGAAGTTCTAGTTCTAGTTATTAATAATGCGGTTGTGACCTTTTGGCCAATCGGAAGGATAGGACAGGGTCATAAGGTCAATTATAGAAGCAGTGTTCTGCTCAGTGGCCCTTCAGCAGGACAGACAATTGGCAATTTAGCGGACTTGCATCTTTAAAGGTCTGTTTAACTGGAACACTCATTTTTTATAACTTGATGGACAACGGAGTGGTTATTGATAATGATGTGCCGTGCAGAGGCTGGAGgtgcagacagatggagactGTGTGGTGGCTCAGATCCTGAACGACTCCGTCACAGACTCCTTGGAGGAGCACAAGCAACAGAAGACAAAAGGTCAGGAGCGTGGAAGTGTCTAATTACCATTATTCAAATTTGATCATTTCAATTCAtggaaatgtaatgtaacaacatttttaattttgatttgattttgatccGTTTTTAATTGACAGATTTGAAAATGGACAATTACTGCCAAACTTATCATTCAAAAAATTATATTGCCAAATATTTTTCAGTTACTCCTGAGCATAGCATTACCATTGAAACTAAGAAATACAAAATTTAGCAACCTCAACTTGAAGTTTTAATTGTACCACTGAACCATTTTGTTGGTTCAGTGGTACAATGGTTTCCTGATTTTAGCTTTAGTGAAAATAGAattgaaatgttcctttttttgtaatggcTAACTTTGTCTAAAATCAATTATCTGAAATCagttatttcctttttcaattGCCAACCACAGACTTCCCTATACTTGCTGTCAGTGTGTGGTATGAGATTGTTCTCTGAGACCTTTGTTTCCATCTGTTATCCAGTTGTAAGTTTTGATGAGCTGAAACcaaagggggagagggaggaggaggaggaggaggaggaggaagatgaagaagatgaagaaagggaggaggaggaggaagaagaaagggaggtggaggaggaggaggaagaagaaagggaggaggaggaggaggaggagatgatggaagAGCAACCGCAGCATTCCAGACAATCTCTGTTGAGATGtatggaggagcaggagcaggaggagttAGAGAAAGAGTCGGAAGTAGAACAGGATGTTTCTCACAGTCCGGACCCTTCCTCTACTCCTGAGCCAAGTCTCGCAGAGGAGGAAGCCCCGGACGCCCAGCCCCTGCCCTCCTCGCAGCCCAGCTCCAGAGCCTCCTCTCTGGACAGTCCCAGGTGATTAGACGTGACTTCCTCCCTGTTGTCTCCTCCTAACCTTTCTGTGGGCAATCTAACCTCTCGATTTCTGCTTCTAGAGCCACACCAGAGCCCCCTGCTGGCCCACGAGAGTATCTGCTGGACCCCCCGGGTATCGCTTATGGAGCAGAGATCAGGGTTGAAAGTGAGCTGGCGCTCAGAGCAGAAGAAGATGGAGTccaggaggacgtggaggaggaggaggagggctccTTCTTGCAGGAGGTGCTGAGTTCCTTGAAAACTCCCCTTGTTTCCTGCTCGCTGAGCGTAGGGACCGAGGACCTCGTcctggagagggaagaggaggagatgaaggaaaaagaggTCGTAGAGAACAGGGACGGGGGAGAGGCGAAGGAAGACGAGGCCGAGGTGAGTGAGTCTGTCGGTCATCAGGCTGCTCCCTCGGGCCCCCTTCTGATGTGTCACACCACCGAGGAAGACGATGAGGCTCTTCCCTGTCAAGAAGAAGTGGTTCCCATTGAAGACGAGGCAAAGGGTGGTGAAGAAGACGAAtcggaggaagaagaagaactggtCGTGGAACGATTTGTTCTACATGATGTATGTATTTTGGATTATCTTTATAGTACTTTGAGTGATGTAGTTTCTTGCGTTTGTGTTGCATAGAGCACGATGGGCCTCTTGGAAGAACCTTGACTTATCCGTATCCTAATACTCGTACTCGCCTGTGATATGGTGGCAGACTCGCCGCTACCAGCAGCTCAATGTCCCGACAGCAGATCGTCCCCCTGACCACAACCCGTCCCGTGTTGCGCCACCTGGTGTAGATAAAGAGTGCGAGTCCCCCTCCAGAAGATTTTCTGCTTCATTACGAGGCAGCCAGCTCGTCAGTTTCATTGGCCAGGGaattatattatatcaaatGATAGATGGCTTGTATCTCCACCTCTCCGTCATTCATTCAGCCATCAGCTCGGCGCTAAGCTCTGCAGCCCCTCGGATACTTCAGCTCAGTTCCTCAGGTATCGGGGTGAACATTACCCGTGCGTCCTTTGCGAGCATCCTGTTCCCTTGAATAAAACAAGGTCACCATCATGCGCATACGAAAACGCCACATCCACAGGATACATGAGCCACACAATGCGATATTAATAGTgaaaaaagttcaaataaattgttaatattgttaactattgttaatataaaatatataaagataGCTCTTCTAAGTCAAACAAGTGTTTTCCTGTTCAAGTACCTAAGAGAGAACTGTTTAATGCCAGAATCCTTCTGAAATCATTTGTACATTGTCACTGTAGAGCAAATCTGTTGGTGTATGTGTCTATTTACAGgatattatgtttgttttttttattattttcatctctcttttgtcttttgcagcaagaagaagaagcatcagcagaggaagaggagacagaggaagttgAACCTGAGGAGGTAAATGTTGTGCTGTCGAAACAATCTGACATCCAGCCGGAGGGAGACAGACGagaagaagagagtgagagagaggaggaagtgatagagctgaaggaggagccagaggtggatgaggagggatgggagaacagagaagaggaggaggaggaggaagaggaggaggaggaggaggtgaaggaagtGAGCGCAACAGTAGTGGCAGAGGAAGTGTtcgaaaaagagagggaggacgcaGAGGACGCGGCCGAGACCTTCCCTcatgcagaggaggaagaagttgAAATGGCCGTGTCAGTGCAGGAGACAGATGAAGATGTGGAGCCGGTGGTTGGAGAAGACACTGTGTGCACCGCAGGACACACAAGTGATGTTGACACCCCCACGGCGCTGGGTGATCAGGTACTTGCCAAAGTGCAGGAGGGGCAAGAAACGTCAGAGATGGCTGAGGAAGGGCCAGAGGTCGACCTCTCAGAAGAAAAATCAGTACGAGAGCAAGACGCGGAAGCAAAGCGACCTGATGTGATTGAAACTGAGCGAGGGCGTGTCAAAAAGGTCACCTTCATAGACACAAAACCAGTGGAAAAAGATCAAACCGAAGCCACAGAGCAGGCTGCTGTTCCTGCAAAGCTGCCTCCTTTGTCTCTGTCGGAGTCACATTTTGAGACTCCGTCGCACGAGAGCGGGCCCGTCTCCCCCAGCAAGACCAGCACGTCCACCCTCCATATAAACCTCGTCTCGCCCAGCGCAGAGAAAGTCGCGCCTTTCTTCCCGCAGCCCCCAGACGCCGCCGACGTCAAAGAAACTGACGCCCAGCCCCCTCGGCGCGCTGGAGAAGCCGCAGGGCAAGACGACGCGGCCGCAGAGAGAGAACGGGCCGCCGCCGTGGAAGAGGCAGGGGAGGACAAACAGTCCGCCGCGGAAGAAGAACCCCCCCACCCTGCCTCTGACGAGGACGGAGATCAGGGTAAGGTCCGCTTCACCATCGCGCCCGCCTGGCAGAGGTCACAGAGTTTgagtcccccctcctctccacccgcCTGCCCCGCCGTTTTCTCATCTGCCGCCGCGGGACCCGGAGGCGAGGAGGCGGAAGCTACGCCGAAGCAGGACCCGGTTGTGAGAGCGGAGCCGGCGAGTTCGCCCCGGGCCGAGCTGGCGTCGAGTCCCGGCGGGGCGAGGACAGCCGGGAGCGCCGCCGTGGAGCCGCAGGGCAGCACGGCCCCGTCTCCGCCCTCCGCCAAACCTCAggcctcagctgctgcaggcgcAGAAGGTAACGGCACCGGACGCGACAGTTCGTACAGTTTGATGTGTCTGCGtgcttgtgttgttgtcttgtcTGGAGGCGATTCCGCGTCCGGAAGCGTAATTATAGCTCCTGTTTTTCACTGCGACCCTCcatctcctgtttttttgttttttttcccagtcacATGACATGAGCTTGTCTTTTTGAccttaaaataaagttaaaaaaaacacagagcaaactTCTCCACCTCCCCACCCACAGAGAGCTCCTTCGCGGCGGAGGGAAACCCGGACAATCCGTTCGGGGTCCGGCTGAGGAAGACCTCGGCTCTGCACCTCTTCAGCTcggaggaggaaaacacagaggtgaTGAAATAGACGTCGAAAaccctttattgtcattgtgcgTGGACTCATGCAACGACATTTGGAGAGCTAATCTGTTCAGTGCAAAacggttaaaagaaaaagaaggcaTCTCGCATTCAGGATGTATAATTCAATGGATAAATACGTACTGCACATGAAAGGGGGGGCGAAGATAAAATGAGGTGGCAAAGTCACATTTAAAAGATATTTCAAGTTTGTAATTAATTTAAAGCACTTCCTTCTTTCTTACGATGTGGTGAACACCCCCAACTTTCTGCTTTTCTCCAAATATTTGGAGTATGAATTCGACAGCTGGCCAATTCTCACACATTTGACACGTTGAGAttttaaagaggaaatgcaGACTCATGGAGGGGGACCGGGACCAGACCATCAGATTTTATTTCCTCACTTACCAACTATATAACTGTAACTCATTCTTAACCAAACATCTGATTTTCTCTCACTCAGTCTCCCATCGAGCCTCCACTTCAGCCGACCAGCTGTAAAGCTGAGCCACCGCAGCCAATCGGTGCCAAACCTTCCATTAGTCAGCCAATCATCAACAAGCCTGCCCTCCCTAGGAAACCAGATGTACACGGAGACGGTGGAGTTAAACCCAAGCGTGTCTCAGGTGTGTATTCTTCACATGAACTTCATACTGAGGCCATAACACTTACAACTCTCAGTTGTAATGTCCAAAGTTTGAATTCAGCCAATGGTGTAATAGCGTGTGTGAGTTCTGTATCTGCTGTGTCATTGGTTCAGACCCGGCAGCAGCTCGTGGTGTTTCGGGTGGATCTGATTCTCCCAGCTGGATCTCTGTGgccaaacagaaacagaagatcTATAAAGAAAGCTCGCTGGATGAGATCACTGTCAAGAAGGTAATCTAGTTGTTGCATCCATGTAAAATTTATTTCACCAACATGAATTTTACTGAATTAGCATAACCATACCGGACAAAAAAATTTGTGAGATTCACACGACGCTGTGATCATtataatgaataatattaaAACGCTGGTGCAAAGTTCAGTGCACAGAAGTACAATTGCATCgctgtcatttattttaacgTGATTGTGTacgatgtttttctttccaaccCCTGCTGCCATATATGTACAGTGCATCACCACACATTCCCAGCCTCCTTGTAGTCATAGATACTAGGCCGTGTCAAGAATCTGAATAactgtctgtgctgctctgttaTCAGGAGGAACAAGTGAGGAAGTCTTCGCTGCCAATGTACGCCAGCTCAGTTGCAAGCAGGGAGCAGAGCAACAAAACAGCTGAATCCACATGCAGAGGTcagaacacactcacacgcatgcaaacacaaagcGGTCAATTTGAAGTTGCACTGGAAATTGAATTCACATCGGTTGTAGCatttcagacagtttttttaattttattttttgagtaaCTTATCTCGTTGCTTGTGTACCATCTCAACTTGTTGCCTGATGTGATGCTGCCCTCATCTGTACAATGTCTGATACTGCAGCTGACCCCGCAATATTAACTTTAATTCACTTTCTCATATTCAGAGCTCTAAGTTAGTTTATACATCACAACTGACAATAACTGATCaggcaaaattacaaaatatggATACTTAGAATATGAAAATACTCAGAATTCTGAATAGAGAATAAAGCACCACACATCACCCACCAGTGATGTGTTCTCGTTTACAGCAGCAAAACGTCTTATTCTCTTTTGCCCACCCCCTGATGCTCCTAATACTAGAGAAtactatatatgtataaatgtaattgatccaattttaataataattccaTAAAAATCTATTGCATTTCTATTTCACccacagtatgtactgtatgtagtaCAGACTCATTCGTATTTTAGAATGTTCATTATTGCGCGATCCATCAACCATGGAATATGATAATGTGTACAATTAACTATTATGAGTTAAGAAATGCTTATGAGAACCCattgtatatataaattaaCTCATTACTCTCAGACagtagaaatgaaaaatgatgcaTTCATTCTTATGCTGTAGTGTTTTAAAGCCTCGGTCCTCATCCTCCATTGCATCCACAGCAAATACATTAAGGTCGATGGGCTTTTAGAAGGTTCATAACTGCCTCGACGCACATGGCTTGTGTTTCTTTCAGGGAATGCTTCTTCAGTTTGTTGGTGCttgatgtttccttttttttctccttccagtGAGTTTATTGGAGATGAGTAAGCCTCCGGGGTCTGTAGAAAAGGAGGCACGgagagctctctctcctccaactCCAGTGCCACCTCAACCCTCAAAAGCCCAGTCCCCGGCCTGTCCTGTCCCTCCGAAACCCCAAGTTCCATCTGCCGCAGCCAAACCCCCGCCCCAACCCAACCCAGAACAAAGATCTCCGCCAGCCCCTACTCCAGTCCCCGTTCCCCAAAAATCTCCCTCTTGCACGAGCCCACCGTCTCTCTCCAAACCCGGCACCTTCCCGCCTCCCTCCAAGACGCCCCACAGTGCGACGGTCGCCGCCGCTCCTTTTTCACAGCGGACCGCTCCAGAAAAGGCCGGCTCAAGAGCCGCGGGTCTCTCTGGGCAGACCGCGTCCTCCCCGCGGGGCTTGCCTCCCCCTGCTTCGCCCCAGGACGAGCCTCCGTGGATGGCGCTGGCCAAGAAGAAGGCCAAAGCCTGGAGTGAGATGCCCCAGATCGTCCAGTGACggagcaggtttaaaaaaaaaaaaaaaaagtgtgtgtacttGGGCCTAAGCTTGCTCAAAGGAAAACAAGAGGGTCACATCTGAAAAGGGGCTTGAAGTGGGGCCGAGAGTCTGGACGGACCGGAATGCTTTTGCACAaagagttgttgttgctgttttctgttattttcttaTTATCCTGGCTTCAGATTGGTACAAGCTCCCCAATCACACAGCTAAAGACAGGCTGGGTTTAACCTCCAGTTCCTTTGAGACCTGCATGTCGTCCAGACATGTTTTCTAAATGACAGGGTGGGACCCCTAAAGTTACTGCGTCGTGCTTGAAGCGGACCCAAACACATGTAGTCTCACTGCAGTAAATATTCCATTTTATCTACGGTCACCCAAATGATTCCACCCGATGTCGCTAAAATTGTtcagggaagaaagagagggagacctTACCTTAGAACGAGGACACTTTATTCAcacaggagaaaaacacaaagtaaatcaTGGGGTTTGtgatctgtgtttctgtgtgtgtgtgtgtgtgtgtgtgtgtgtgtgtgtgtgtgtgtgtgtgtgtgtgtgtgtgtgtgcgtgcgtgtgcgtgtgtgtgcgcgcgtgcgtgtgtgagtttTAAGGCAGTGATATGTGCTCACATTCTGAGGAATTTGGAAAAATCTCCACGGCCTGAGAGAAATATGAGATAACATCCAagctggagaaaaaataatgttctGAGCTAAATGCTGCTTTTCGTgcgttttgttaaaaaaaaaggatctgtgCGTCGGGTTCTTCagacaaatatatttctttatcaTAACCTTATCCACAGATACTTAACTAGTGAGGTGTGTTGTGCTAGCGAAGCACCGAGTGTGTCCAAAAATGTTTCAGGTTGTCaattgtaaattatatttttaattgtttttgtctctcttaatcttttgtctctctcaatatcttttgatattttgaataCTTAACTTTGGATCATGGTTCAGCACCCTGCAGAAACGGAACAGCTCCAGCTAATCTACCATTACTGCTTTGGGtctttttaatactttttacTACATCACCGCGTCGGCAGCGCGAGGTGGGCTATGACATATGTTCCAGTTACAACTAAGCGTGTAGATAAATCCTAATTTAGCTACGTGGAGATCGGTTCGCTGGAGGATGCAAAGCATCTCTAGAGCAAATGTCACAGTTGAAAGTTTCAATTAAATCTATAATATCTCACAGTCACTAtgcgtttttgttttattttgtgttgccTTTTGAGAATTTGTCTTGTTCATGAAATGTGCAGTaaagaacaaatgaaatcacctttttttctgttcttttgtaTTGGCTGTCtgagtgaccccccccccccccttattctTATTCCATCAGAATATCTATATTTGTGGtgatttgtttcctcttttttttctagcgCAGTTTAAGTTCAATCAACAGGCCTTCGGATACAGGACCAATGAGGAAACGGAGGTGAGTCTGTTCGTTTTCTCGGAATTTGTGGGACTTATGGAACtattttttcattgaataaTTAGGAACTAATATTTGGTGGATactgtttgatttctttataCTAATTAACATATTGAATCTATAAAGTGAGGGGGGTGACCAAAAATTCTTCCCCCTTGATTGCCTGTTTGTTCTGCCATCCCCTAtgagagagagctgcaggtTGAGATTGATTTGTGCAGGTGAGCATCCCGTAGTTAGTGATGCTTACATGTATCAGCTAATCtcaaaaagttttaaaaaatctgctcCTGTGTGATTTGAGAGTGGATTGAAATACTCTCAGCTGTAACTGGGCCTTGAGTAAGATCCGAAAATGTCTCTTGCACAAGATATTCAGTAGATGGAACAGAGATcgaaaaaggaggaaagggCGGGAGCGCCCAACCACACAACGCAGAGACatatttataatgaaatgaattaaaataaccACATTTGACTATTAATATGTGAGTATGgtatgctgtttttttcttcttttttaaatcagcaatAAAAGATAAATTAGGCTTTGCAGAAGTTGAACTGAGAGTCACgaacatttactgtacagcatcggcatgtgcacagacacacatgagtgtgtttatgtgtgtggcCTACTTTCTGGTTGTGTGTGGctggattttttgtttgtgcgtgcgtgcgtgcgtgcgtgcgtgcgtgcgtgtgtgtgtatacaggaAGCTGTAATCAGTGCGAGGGCTGTTTAAACTCCCCAGATGTCTTTT from Scophthalmus maximus strain ysfricsl-2021 chromosome 9, ASM2237912v1, whole genome shotgun sequence encodes:
- the zgc:66433 gene encoding CRACD-like protein isoform X2; translated protein: MPWFQSLRDDFTLRPFESQQAHSDSAAMASGPPDVMANQEPAEVQEECSGKKKSKFQTFKKFFARKKRKEPSAAGADAGLKGSQSSDNVSKTLENNTLTRSEKGKGSKISLGSKALSHDSVFVSDSSEANEALGASQDSIHGKVKSLQLQLKQAIRLGSPPSLMCVKRTEDAGTTSEDDGLPCSPPEYTALRPAMAQTNSSISLEGADSDDDQLSCAASSRAMSPLVVPVDFSQPASPFACLDNSAAKHKLGLRHKACNKRKPANRLEVQTDGDCVVAQILNDSVTDSLEEHKQQKTKVVSFDELKPKGEREEEEEEEEEDEEDEEREEEEEEEREVEEEEEEEREEEEEEEMMEEQPQHSRQSLLRCMEEQEQEELEKESEVEQDVSHSPDPSSTPEPSLAEEEAPDAQPLPSSQPSSRASSLDSPRATPEPPAGPREYLLDPPGIAYGAEIRVESELALRAEEDGVQEDVEEEEEGSFLQEVLSSLKTPLVSCSLSVGTEDLVLEREEEEMKEKEVVENRDGGEAKEDEAEVSESVGHQAAPSGPLLMCHTTEEDDEALPCQEEVVPIEDEAKGGEEDESEEEEELVVERFVLHDQEEEASAEEEETEEVEPEEVNVVLSKQSDIQPEGDRREEESEREEEVIELKEEPEVDEEGWENREEEEEEEEEEEEEVKEVSATVVAEEVFEKEREDAEDAAETFPHAEEEEVEMAVSVQETDEDVEPVVGEDTVCTAGHTSDVDTPTALGDQVLAKVQEGQETSEMAEEGPEVDLSEEKSVREQDAEAKRPDVIETERGRVKKVTFIDTKPVEKDQTEATEQAAVPAKLPPLSLSESHFETPSHESGPVSPSKTSTSTLHINLVSPSAEKVAPFFPQPPDAADVKETDAQPPRRAGEAAGQDDAAAERERAAAVEEAGEDKQSAAEEEPPHPASDEDGDQGKVRFTIAPAWQRSQSLSPPSSPPACPAVFSSAAAGPGGEEAEATPKQDPVVRAEPASSPRAELASSPGGARTAGSAAVEPQGSTAPSPPSAKPQASAAAGAEESSFAAEGNPDNPFGVRLRKTSALHLFSSEEENTESPIEPPLQPTSCKAEPPQPIGAKPSISQPIINKPALPRKPDVHGDGGVKPKRVSDPAAARGVSGGSDSPSWISVAKQKQKIYKESSLDEITVKKEEQVRKSSLPMYASSVASREQSNKTAESTCRVSLLEMSKPPGSVEKEARRALSPPTPVPPQPSKAQSPACPVPPKPQVPSAAAKPPPQPNPEQRSPPAPTPVPVPQKSPSCTSPPSLSKPGTFPPPSKTPHSATVAAAPFSQRTAPEKAGSRAAGLSGQTASSPRGLPPPASPQDEPPWMALAKKKAKAWSEMPQIVQ